From Budorcas taxicolor isolate Tak-1 chromosome 19, Takin1.1, whole genome shotgun sequence, the proteins below share one genomic window:
- the MAPT gene encoding microtubule-associated protein tau isoform X4, translating into MAEPRQEFDVMEDHAQGDYPLQDHEGDMEPGLKESPLQTPADDGSEEPGSETSDAKSTPTAEDATAPLVDEGAPGEQAAAQAPTEIPEGTTAEEAGIGDTSNLEDQAAGHVTQEERRVPGQQREASERLLAHGLSSQVQLAHGQEASGVSELPLGEKEPEAPILETSRPSQHHPICQAPPPPGGPQEPHWEWGLKPGQRAEEGLAFPKPPSPGHQQTEPGSSKVVQESFLGELGHHGGEAVEPGTSGLTRQHAYDMLGAPILLAGSREATRQSSGTEPKVAEGSRHGSEPPECQLWGGLPQEGLPLKRAQSKERQGGKEVDEDRDIDESSPQDSLPSQISPTRGGPAPQAVSGEAPGTPGSPAGGAIPLPVDFLSKVSAETRVPEPDGPCEGPPGEGRDGSPEFTFHVEITANLQKEQGPPSEVDLEGTALPGAPGEEQEPRSPSEGEDAKKTDLPEPSGKQPAAGLPGKPVSRVPQLKARMVSKGKDGTGPDDKKAKPSTPSSAKTLKNRPCLSPKRPTPGSSDPLIKPSSPAVCPEPSSSPKYVSSVTPRTGSSGAKEMRVKGADGKPGTKIATPRGAAPPGQKGQANATRIPAKTTPTPKTSPGTATVQVQKKPPPAGAKSERGESGKSGDRSGYSSPGSPGTPGSRSRTPSLPTPPTREPKKVAVVRTPPKSPSAAKSRLQAAPGPMPDLKNVKSKIGSTENLKHQPGGGKVQIVYKPVDLSKVTSKCGSLGNIHHKPGGGQVEVKSEKLDFKDRVQSKIGSLDNITHVPGGGNKKIETHKLTFRENAKAKTDHGAEIVYKSPVVSGDTSPRHLSNVSSTGSIDMVDSPQLATLADEVSASLAKQGL; encoded by the exons AGTCTCCCCTGCAGACCCCGGCCGATGATGGATCTGAGGAACCAGGCTCTGAAACCTCTGATGCTAAGAGCACTCCGACGGCGGAAG ACGCGACAGCACCCTTAGTGGATGAGGGAGCCCCCGGCGAGCAGGCGGCCGCTCAGGCCCCCACAGAGATCCCAGAAGGAACCACAG CTGAAGAAGCAGGCATTGGCGACACGTCCAACCTGGAAGACCAAGCTGCTGGACATGTGACCCAAG aggagaggagagttCCGGGTCAGCAGAGGGAAGCATCTGAGAGGCTtctggcccatgggcttagctcTCAGGTCCAGCTTGCACATGGCCAAGAAGCTTCTGGGGTCTCCGAGCTGCCTCTTGGGGAGAAAGAGCCCGAAGCTCCCATCCTGGAGACCTCTCGCCCTTCCCAGCATCACCCCATCTGCCAAGCACCTCCTCCACCAGGAGGCCCTCAGGAACCCCACTGGGAGTGGGGACTAAAACCAGGGCAGCGGGCTGAGGAGGGCCTGGCCTTTCCAAAGCCCCCCTCCCCTGGACATCAGCAGACAGAGCCTGGGAGTTCCAAGGTTGTCCAGGAAAGCTTCCTCGGGGAGCTGGGCCACCATGGAGGTGAGGCTGTGgagccggggacctcagggctgACCCGCCAGCACGCATATGACATGCTTGGGGCCCCCATTCTGCTCGCGGGCTCCAGAGAGGCCACACGCCAGTCTTCAGGGACAGAACCTAAGGTTGCAGAGGGCAGCCGCCACGGCTCCGAGCCGCCAGAGTGCCAGCTTTGGGGAGGCCTGCCCCAGGAGGGGCTGCCTCTGAAGAGGGCACAGAGCAAAGAGAGGCAGGGAGGTAAGGAGGTGGATGAAGACCGGGACATTGATGAGTCCTCGCCCCAGGACTCCCTGCCCTCCCAGATCTCCCCGACCCGAGGCGGGCCAGCCCCGCAGGCAGTTTCTGGAGAAGCTCCTGGAACCCCAGGGTCCCCAGCCGGGGGTGCCATCCCGCTTCCTGTCGATTTCCTCTCTAAAGTGTCTGCAGAGACCCGGGTCCCAGAGCCCGACGGGCCCTGCGAGGGGCCCCCAGGAGAAGGGCGTGACGGGTCCCCCGAGTTCACATTCCACGTGGAAATCACAGCCAACCTGCAGAAGGAGCAGGGACCCCCCTCGGAGGTGGATTTGGAAGGGACTGCACTTCCCGGGGCCCCTGGAGAGGAGCAAGAGCCCCGGAGCCCCTCTGAGGGCGAGGACGCAAAAAAGACTGATCTTCCAGAACCTTCTGGAAAGCAGCCTGCAGCTGGtctgccagggaagcccgtcaGCCGGGTGCCTCAACTCAAAG CTCGCATGGTCAGTAAAGGCAAAGATGGGACTGGACCTGATGACAAAAAAGCCAAG CCATCCACACCTTCTTCCGCTAAAACCCTGAAAAATAGGCCTTGCCTTAGCCCCAAACGCCCcactcctggtagctcagacccTTTGATCAAACCCTCCAGCCCTGCCGTGTGCCCAGAGCCATCTTCCTCTCCTAAATACGTCTCTTCTGTCACACCCCGAACTGGCAGTTCTGgagcaaaggagatgagagtcaAG GGGGCGGATGGTAAGCCTGGAACGAAGATCGCCACACCCCGGGGAGCGGCCCCTCCGGGCCAGAAAGGCCAGGCCAACGCCACCCGGATTCCAGCAAAAACCACTCCCACCCCAAAGACCTCGCCAGGCACTG CGACCGTGCAAGTGCAGAAAAAACCACCCCCTGCAGGGGCAAAATCTGAGAGAG GTGAATCTGGGAAATCCGGGGACCGCAGCGGCTACAGCAGCCCCGGCTCCCCAGGCACTCCGGGCAGCCGCTCCCGCACTCCCTCCCTGCCGACCCCGCCCACCCGGGAGCCCAAGAAGGTGGCGGTGGTCCGCACTCCCCCCAAGTCGCCGTCTGCAGCCAAGAGCCGCCTGCAGGCCGCCCCCGGGCCCATGCCAGACCTGAAGAACGTCAAGTCCAAAATCGGCTCCACGGAAAACCTGAAGCACCAGCCAGGAGGCGGCAAG GTGCAAATAGTCTACAAACCAGTGGATCTGAGTAAGGTGACCTCCAAGTGTGGCTCATTAGGCAACATCCATCATAAGCCAG GAGGTGGCCAAGTGGAAGTAAAATCTGAAAAGCTGGACTTCAAGGATAGAGTCCAGTCGAAGATTGGGTCCCTGGATAACATCACACACGTCCCTGGCGGAGGGAATAAAAAG ATCGAAACCCACAAGCTGACCTTCCGCGAGAACGCCAAAGCCAAGACCGACCACGGGGCGGAGATCGTGTACAAGTCACCCGTGGTGTCGGGGGACACGTCCCCCCGGCACCTCAGCAACGTGTCCTCCACCGGCAGCATCGACATGGTGGACTCGCCGCAGCTCGCCACCCTCGCTGACGAGGTGTCCGCCTCCCTGGCCAAGCAGGGTTTGTGA
- the MAPT gene encoding microtubule-associated protein tau isoform X5, with product MAEPRQEFDVMEDHAQGDYPLQDHEGDMEPGLKESPLQTPADDGSEEPGSETSDAKSTPTAEAEEAGIGDTSNLEDQAAGHVTQEERRVPGQQREASERLLAHGLSSQVQLAHGQEASGVSELPLGEKEPEAPILETSRPSQHHPICQAPPPPGGPQEPHWEWGLKPGQRAEEGLAFPKPPSPGHQQTEPGSSKVVQESFLGELGHHGGEAVEPGTSGLTRQHAYDMLGAPILLAGSREATRQSSGTEPKVAEGSRHGSEPPECQLWGGLPQEGLPLKRAQSKERQGGKEVDEDRDIDESSPQDSLPSQISPTRGGPAPQAVSGEAPGTPGSPAGGAIPLPVDFLSKVSAETRVPEPDGPCEGPPGEGRDGSPEFTFHVEITANLQKEQGPPSEVDLEGTALPGAPGEEQEPRSPSEGEDAKKTDLPEPSGKQPAAGLPGKPVSRVPQLKARMVSKGKDGTGPDDKKAKPSTPSSAKTLKNRPCLSPKRPTPGSSDPLIKPSSPAVCPEPSSSPKYVSSVTPRTGSSGAKEMRVKGADGKPGTKIATPRGAAPPGQKGQANATRIPAKTTPTPKTSPGTGESGKSGDRSGYSSPGSPGTPGSRSRTPSLPTPPTREPKKVAVVRTPPKSPSAAKSRLQAAPGPMPDLKNVKSKIGSTENLKHQPGGGKVQIINKKLDLSNVQSKCGSKDNIKHVPGGGSVQIVYKPVDLSKVTSKCGSLGNIHHKPGGGQVEVKSEKLDFKDRVQSKIGSLDNITHVPGGGNKKIETHKLTFRENAKAKTDHGAEIVYKSPVVSGDTSPRHLSNVSSTGSIDMVDSPQLATLADEVSASLAKQGL from the exons AGTCTCCCCTGCAGACCCCGGCCGATGATGGATCTGAGGAACCAGGCTCTGAAACCTCTGATGCTAAGAGCACTCCGACGGCGGAAG CTGAAGAAGCAGGCATTGGCGACACGTCCAACCTGGAAGACCAAGCTGCTGGACATGTGACCCAAG aggagaggagagttCCGGGTCAGCAGAGGGAAGCATCTGAGAGGCTtctggcccatgggcttagctcTCAGGTCCAGCTTGCACATGGCCAAGAAGCTTCTGGGGTCTCCGAGCTGCCTCTTGGGGAGAAAGAGCCCGAAGCTCCCATCCTGGAGACCTCTCGCCCTTCCCAGCATCACCCCATCTGCCAAGCACCTCCTCCACCAGGAGGCCCTCAGGAACCCCACTGGGAGTGGGGACTAAAACCAGGGCAGCGGGCTGAGGAGGGCCTGGCCTTTCCAAAGCCCCCCTCCCCTGGACATCAGCAGACAGAGCCTGGGAGTTCCAAGGTTGTCCAGGAAAGCTTCCTCGGGGAGCTGGGCCACCATGGAGGTGAGGCTGTGgagccggggacctcagggctgACCCGCCAGCACGCATATGACATGCTTGGGGCCCCCATTCTGCTCGCGGGCTCCAGAGAGGCCACACGCCAGTCTTCAGGGACAGAACCTAAGGTTGCAGAGGGCAGCCGCCACGGCTCCGAGCCGCCAGAGTGCCAGCTTTGGGGAGGCCTGCCCCAGGAGGGGCTGCCTCTGAAGAGGGCACAGAGCAAAGAGAGGCAGGGAGGTAAGGAGGTGGATGAAGACCGGGACATTGATGAGTCCTCGCCCCAGGACTCCCTGCCCTCCCAGATCTCCCCGACCCGAGGCGGGCCAGCCCCGCAGGCAGTTTCTGGAGAAGCTCCTGGAACCCCAGGGTCCCCAGCCGGGGGTGCCATCCCGCTTCCTGTCGATTTCCTCTCTAAAGTGTCTGCAGAGACCCGGGTCCCAGAGCCCGACGGGCCCTGCGAGGGGCCCCCAGGAGAAGGGCGTGACGGGTCCCCCGAGTTCACATTCCACGTGGAAATCACAGCCAACCTGCAGAAGGAGCAGGGACCCCCCTCGGAGGTGGATTTGGAAGGGACTGCACTTCCCGGGGCCCCTGGAGAGGAGCAAGAGCCCCGGAGCCCCTCTGAGGGCGAGGACGCAAAAAAGACTGATCTTCCAGAACCTTCTGGAAAGCAGCCTGCAGCTGGtctgccagggaagcccgtcaGCCGGGTGCCTCAACTCAAAG CTCGCATGGTCAGTAAAGGCAAAGATGGGACTGGACCTGATGACAAAAAAGCCAAG CCATCCACACCTTCTTCCGCTAAAACCCTGAAAAATAGGCCTTGCCTTAGCCCCAAACGCCCcactcctggtagctcagacccTTTGATCAAACCCTCCAGCCCTGCCGTGTGCCCAGAGCCATCTTCCTCTCCTAAATACGTCTCTTCTGTCACACCCCGAACTGGCAGTTCTGgagcaaaggagatgagagtcaAG GGGGCGGATGGTAAGCCTGGAACGAAGATCGCCACACCCCGGGGAGCGGCCCCTCCGGGCCAGAAAGGCCAGGCCAACGCCACCCGGATTCCAGCAAAAACCACTCCCACCCCAAAGACCTCGCCAGGCACTG GTGAATCTGGGAAATCCGGGGACCGCAGCGGCTACAGCAGCCCCGGCTCCCCAGGCACTCCGGGCAGCCGCTCCCGCACTCCCTCCCTGCCGACCCCGCCCACCCGGGAGCCCAAGAAGGTGGCGGTGGTCCGCACTCCCCCCAAGTCGCCGTCTGCAGCCAAGAGCCGCCTGCAGGCCGCCCCCGGGCCCATGCCAGACCTGAAGAACGTCAAGTCCAAAATCGGCTCCACGGAAAACCTGAAGCACCAGCCAGGAGGCGGCAAG GTGCAGATAATTAATAAGAAGCTGGATCTTAGCAACGTCCAGTCCAAGTGTGGCTCAAAGGATAATATCAAACACGTGCCAGGAGGCGGCAGT GTGCAAATAGTCTACAAACCAGTGGATCTGAGTAAGGTGACCTCCAAGTGTGGCTCATTAGGCAACATCCATCATAAGCCAG GAGGTGGCCAAGTGGAAGTAAAATCTGAAAAGCTGGACTTCAAGGATAGAGTCCAGTCGAAGATTGGGTCCCTGGATAACATCACACACGTCCCTGGCGGAGGGAATAAAAAG ATCGAAACCCACAAGCTGACCTTCCGCGAGAACGCCAAAGCCAAGACCGACCACGGGGCGGAGATCGTGTACAAGTCACCCGTGGTGTCGGGGGACACGTCCCCCCGGCACCTCAGCAACGTGTCCTCCACCGGCAGCATCGACATGGTGGACTCGCCGCAGCTCGCCACCCTCGCTGACGAGGTGTCCGCCTCCCTGGCCAAGCAGGGTTTGTGA
- the MAPT gene encoding microtubule-associated protein tau isoform X3 gives MAEPRQEFDVMEDHAQGDYPLQDHEGDMEPGLKESPLQTPADDGSEEPGSETSDAKSTPTAEAEEAGIGDTSNLEDQAAGHVTQEERRVPGQQREASERLLAHGLSSQVQLAHGQEASGVSELPLGEKEPEAPILETSRPSQHHPICQAPPPPGGPQEPHWEWGLKPGQRAEEGLAFPKPPSPGHQQTEPGSSKVVQESFLGELGHHGGEAVEPGTSGLTRQHAYDMLGAPILLAGSREATRQSSGTEPKVAEGSRHGSEPPECQLWGGLPQEGLPLKRAQSKERQGGKEVDEDRDIDESSPQDSLPSQISPTRGGPAPQAVSGEAPGTPGSPAGGAIPLPVDFLSKVSAETRVPEPDGPCEGPPGEGRDGSPEFTFHVEITANLQKEQGPPSEVDLEGTALPGAPGEEQEPRSPSEGEDAKKTDLPEPSGKQPAAGLPGKPVSRVPQLKARMVSKGKDGTGPDDKKAKPSTPSSAKTLKNRPCLSPKRPTPGSSDPLIKPSSPAVCPEPSSSPKYVSSVTPRTGSSGAKEMRVKGADGKPGTKIATPRGAAPPGQKGQANATRIPAKTTPTPKTSPGTATVQVQKKPPPAGAKSERGESGKSGDRSGYSSPGSPGTPGSRSRTPSLPTPPTREPKKVAVVRTPPKSPSAAKSRLQAAPGPMPDLKNVKSKIGSTENLKHQPGGGKVQIINKKLDLSNVQSKCGSKDNIKHVPGGGSVQIVYKPVDLSKVTSKCGSLGNIHHKPGGGQVEVKSEKLDFKDRVQSKIGSLDNITHVPGGGNKKIETHKLTFRENAKAKTDHGAEIVYKSPVVSGDTSPRHLSNVSSTGSIDMVDSPQLATLADEVSASLAKQGL, from the exons AGTCTCCCCTGCAGACCCCGGCCGATGATGGATCTGAGGAACCAGGCTCTGAAACCTCTGATGCTAAGAGCACTCCGACGGCGGAAG CTGAAGAAGCAGGCATTGGCGACACGTCCAACCTGGAAGACCAAGCTGCTGGACATGTGACCCAAG aggagaggagagttCCGGGTCAGCAGAGGGAAGCATCTGAGAGGCTtctggcccatgggcttagctcTCAGGTCCAGCTTGCACATGGCCAAGAAGCTTCTGGGGTCTCCGAGCTGCCTCTTGGGGAGAAAGAGCCCGAAGCTCCCATCCTGGAGACCTCTCGCCCTTCCCAGCATCACCCCATCTGCCAAGCACCTCCTCCACCAGGAGGCCCTCAGGAACCCCACTGGGAGTGGGGACTAAAACCAGGGCAGCGGGCTGAGGAGGGCCTGGCCTTTCCAAAGCCCCCCTCCCCTGGACATCAGCAGACAGAGCCTGGGAGTTCCAAGGTTGTCCAGGAAAGCTTCCTCGGGGAGCTGGGCCACCATGGAGGTGAGGCTGTGgagccggggacctcagggctgACCCGCCAGCACGCATATGACATGCTTGGGGCCCCCATTCTGCTCGCGGGCTCCAGAGAGGCCACACGCCAGTCTTCAGGGACAGAACCTAAGGTTGCAGAGGGCAGCCGCCACGGCTCCGAGCCGCCAGAGTGCCAGCTTTGGGGAGGCCTGCCCCAGGAGGGGCTGCCTCTGAAGAGGGCACAGAGCAAAGAGAGGCAGGGAGGTAAGGAGGTGGATGAAGACCGGGACATTGATGAGTCCTCGCCCCAGGACTCCCTGCCCTCCCAGATCTCCCCGACCCGAGGCGGGCCAGCCCCGCAGGCAGTTTCTGGAGAAGCTCCTGGAACCCCAGGGTCCCCAGCCGGGGGTGCCATCCCGCTTCCTGTCGATTTCCTCTCTAAAGTGTCTGCAGAGACCCGGGTCCCAGAGCCCGACGGGCCCTGCGAGGGGCCCCCAGGAGAAGGGCGTGACGGGTCCCCCGAGTTCACATTCCACGTGGAAATCACAGCCAACCTGCAGAAGGAGCAGGGACCCCCCTCGGAGGTGGATTTGGAAGGGACTGCACTTCCCGGGGCCCCTGGAGAGGAGCAAGAGCCCCGGAGCCCCTCTGAGGGCGAGGACGCAAAAAAGACTGATCTTCCAGAACCTTCTGGAAAGCAGCCTGCAGCTGGtctgccagggaagcccgtcaGCCGGGTGCCTCAACTCAAAG CTCGCATGGTCAGTAAAGGCAAAGATGGGACTGGACCTGATGACAAAAAAGCCAAG CCATCCACACCTTCTTCCGCTAAAACCCTGAAAAATAGGCCTTGCCTTAGCCCCAAACGCCCcactcctggtagctcagacccTTTGATCAAACCCTCCAGCCCTGCCGTGTGCCCAGAGCCATCTTCCTCTCCTAAATACGTCTCTTCTGTCACACCCCGAACTGGCAGTTCTGgagcaaaggagatgagagtcaAG GGGGCGGATGGTAAGCCTGGAACGAAGATCGCCACACCCCGGGGAGCGGCCCCTCCGGGCCAGAAAGGCCAGGCCAACGCCACCCGGATTCCAGCAAAAACCACTCCCACCCCAAAGACCTCGCCAGGCACTG CGACCGTGCAAGTGCAGAAAAAACCACCCCCTGCAGGGGCAAAATCTGAGAGAG GTGAATCTGGGAAATCCGGGGACCGCAGCGGCTACAGCAGCCCCGGCTCCCCAGGCACTCCGGGCAGCCGCTCCCGCACTCCCTCCCTGCCGACCCCGCCCACCCGGGAGCCCAAGAAGGTGGCGGTGGTCCGCACTCCCCCCAAGTCGCCGTCTGCAGCCAAGAGCCGCCTGCAGGCCGCCCCCGGGCCCATGCCAGACCTGAAGAACGTCAAGTCCAAAATCGGCTCCACGGAAAACCTGAAGCACCAGCCAGGAGGCGGCAAG GTGCAGATAATTAATAAGAAGCTGGATCTTAGCAACGTCCAGTCCAAGTGTGGCTCAAAGGATAATATCAAACACGTGCCAGGAGGCGGCAGT GTGCAAATAGTCTACAAACCAGTGGATCTGAGTAAGGTGACCTCCAAGTGTGGCTCATTAGGCAACATCCATCATAAGCCAG GAGGTGGCCAAGTGGAAGTAAAATCTGAAAAGCTGGACTTCAAGGATAGAGTCCAGTCGAAGATTGGGTCCCTGGATAACATCACACACGTCCCTGGCGGAGGGAATAAAAAG ATCGAAACCCACAAGCTGACCTTCCGCGAGAACGCCAAAGCCAAGACCGACCACGGGGCGGAGATCGTGTACAAGTCACCCGTGGTGTCGGGGGACACGTCCCCCCGGCACCTCAGCAACGTGTCCTCCACCGGCAGCATCGACATGGTGGACTCGCCGCAGCTCGCCACCCTCGCTGACGAGGTGTCCGCCTCCCTGGCCAAGCAGGGTTTGTGA
- the MAPT gene encoding microtubule-associated protein tau isoform X2, whose product MAEPRQEFDVMEDHAQGDYPLQDHEGDMEPGLKESPLQTPADDGSEEPGSETSDAKSTPTAEDATAPLVDEGAPGEQAAAQAPTEIPEGTTAEEAGIGDTSNLEDQAAGHVTQEERRVPGQQREASERLLAHGLSSQVQLAHGQEASGVSELPLGEKEPEAPILETSRPSQHHPICQAPPPPGGPQEPHWEWGLKPGQRAEEGLAFPKPPSPGHQQTEPGSSKVVQESFLGELGHHGGEAVEPGTSGLTRQHAYDMLGAPILLAGSREATRQSSGTEPKVAEGSRHGSEPPECQLWGGLPQEGLPLKRAQSKERQGGKEVDEDRDIDESSPQDSLPSQISPTRGGPAPQAVSGEAPGTPGSPAGGAIPLPVDFLSKVSAETRVPEPDGPCEGPPGEGRDGSPEFTFHVEITANLQKEQGPPSEVDLEGTALPGAPGEEQEPRSPSEGEDAKKTDLPEPSGKQPAAGLPGKPVSRVPQLKARMVSKGKDGTGPDDKKAKPSTPSSAKTLKNRPCLSPKRPTPGSSDPLIKPSSPAVCPEPSSSPKYVSSVTPRTGSSGAKEMRVKGADGKPGTKIATPRGAAPPGQKGQANATRIPAKTTPTPKTSPGTGESGKSGDRSGYSSPGSPGTPGSRSRTPSLPTPPTREPKKVAVVRTPPKSPSAAKSRLQAAPGPMPDLKNVKSKIGSTENLKHQPGGGKVQIINKKLDLSNVQSKCGSKDNIKHVPGGGSVQIVYKPVDLSKVTSKCGSLGNIHHKPGGGQVEVKSEKLDFKDRVQSKIGSLDNITHVPGGGNKKIETHKLTFRENAKAKTDHGAEIVYKSPVVSGDTSPRHLSNVSSTGSIDMVDSPQLATLADEVSASLAKQGL is encoded by the exons AGTCTCCCCTGCAGACCCCGGCCGATGATGGATCTGAGGAACCAGGCTCTGAAACCTCTGATGCTAAGAGCACTCCGACGGCGGAAG ACGCGACAGCACCCTTAGTGGATGAGGGAGCCCCCGGCGAGCAGGCGGCCGCTCAGGCCCCCACAGAGATCCCAGAAGGAACCACAG CTGAAGAAGCAGGCATTGGCGACACGTCCAACCTGGAAGACCAAGCTGCTGGACATGTGACCCAAG aggagaggagagttCCGGGTCAGCAGAGGGAAGCATCTGAGAGGCTtctggcccatgggcttagctcTCAGGTCCAGCTTGCACATGGCCAAGAAGCTTCTGGGGTCTCCGAGCTGCCTCTTGGGGAGAAAGAGCCCGAAGCTCCCATCCTGGAGACCTCTCGCCCTTCCCAGCATCACCCCATCTGCCAAGCACCTCCTCCACCAGGAGGCCCTCAGGAACCCCACTGGGAGTGGGGACTAAAACCAGGGCAGCGGGCTGAGGAGGGCCTGGCCTTTCCAAAGCCCCCCTCCCCTGGACATCAGCAGACAGAGCCTGGGAGTTCCAAGGTTGTCCAGGAAAGCTTCCTCGGGGAGCTGGGCCACCATGGAGGTGAGGCTGTGgagccggggacctcagggctgACCCGCCAGCACGCATATGACATGCTTGGGGCCCCCATTCTGCTCGCGGGCTCCAGAGAGGCCACACGCCAGTCTTCAGGGACAGAACCTAAGGTTGCAGAGGGCAGCCGCCACGGCTCCGAGCCGCCAGAGTGCCAGCTTTGGGGAGGCCTGCCCCAGGAGGGGCTGCCTCTGAAGAGGGCACAGAGCAAAGAGAGGCAGGGAGGTAAGGAGGTGGATGAAGACCGGGACATTGATGAGTCCTCGCCCCAGGACTCCCTGCCCTCCCAGATCTCCCCGACCCGAGGCGGGCCAGCCCCGCAGGCAGTTTCTGGAGAAGCTCCTGGAACCCCAGGGTCCCCAGCCGGGGGTGCCATCCCGCTTCCTGTCGATTTCCTCTCTAAAGTGTCTGCAGAGACCCGGGTCCCAGAGCCCGACGGGCCCTGCGAGGGGCCCCCAGGAGAAGGGCGTGACGGGTCCCCCGAGTTCACATTCCACGTGGAAATCACAGCCAACCTGCAGAAGGAGCAGGGACCCCCCTCGGAGGTGGATTTGGAAGGGACTGCACTTCCCGGGGCCCCTGGAGAGGAGCAAGAGCCCCGGAGCCCCTCTGAGGGCGAGGACGCAAAAAAGACTGATCTTCCAGAACCTTCTGGAAAGCAGCCTGCAGCTGGtctgccagggaagcccgtcaGCCGGGTGCCTCAACTCAAAG CTCGCATGGTCAGTAAAGGCAAAGATGGGACTGGACCTGATGACAAAAAAGCCAAG CCATCCACACCTTCTTCCGCTAAAACCCTGAAAAATAGGCCTTGCCTTAGCCCCAAACGCCCcactcctggtagctcagacccTTTGATCAAACCCTCCAGCCCTGCCGTGTGCCCAGAGCCATCTTCCTCTCCTAAATACGTCTCTTCTGTCACACCCCGAACTGGCAGTTCTGgagcaaaggagatgagagtcaAG GGGGCGGATGGTAAGCCTGGAACGAAGATCGCCACACCCCGGGGAGCGGCCCCTCCGGGCCAGAAAGGCCAGGCCAACGCCACCCGGATTCCAGCAAAAACCACTCCCACCCCAAAGACCTCGCCAGGCACTG GTGAATCTGGGAAATCCGGGGACCGCAGCGGCTACAGCAGCCCCGGCTCCCCAGGCACTCCGGGCAGCCGCTCCCGCACTCCCTCCCTGCCGACCCCGCCCACCCGGGAGCCCAAGAAGGTGGCGGTGGTCCGCACTCCCCCCAAGTCGCCGTCTGCAGCCAAGAGCCGCCTGCAGGCCGCCCCCGGGCCCATGCCAGACCTGAAGAACGTCAAGTCCAAAATCGGCTCCACGGAAAACCTGAAGCACCAGCCAGGAGGCGGCAAG GTGCAGATAATTAATAAGAAGCTGGATCTTAGCAACGTCCAGTCCAAGTGTGGCTCAAAGGATAATATCAAACACGTGCCAGGAGGCGGCAGT GTGCAAATAGTCTACAAACCAGTGGATCTGAGTAAGGTGACCTCCAAGTGTGGCTCATTAGGCAACATCCATCATAAGCCAG GAGGTGGCCAAGTGGAAGTAAAATCTGAAAAGCTGGACTTCAAGGATAGAGTCCAGTCGAAGATTGGGTCCCTGGATAACATCACACACGTCCCTGGCGGAGGGAATAAAAAG ATCGAAACCCACAAGCTGACCTTCCGCGAGAACGCCAAAGCCAAGACCGACCACGGGGCGGAGATCGTGTACAAGTCACCCGTGGTGTCGGGGGACACGTCCCCCCGGCACCTCAGCAACGTGTCCTCCACCGGCAGCATCGACATGGTGGACTCGCCGCAGCTCGCCACCCTCGCTGACGAGGTGTCCGCCTCCCTGGCCAAGCAGGGTTTGTGA